The following proteins are encoded in a genomic region of Coffea eugenioides isolate CCC68of chromosome 6, Ceug_1.0, whole genome shotgun sequence:
- the LOC113776480 gene encoding uncharacterized protein LOC113776480 produces MHSRKNWDKASSSSASDQFINTVKGSNGSETGNSIYEGNEKYYSGDNIVRCYCQEQCRIVTAWTEANPSRRFHGCRNYGKRGACRFFLWYDPPIPQKMKNIMGALLRDLRSVERENAALLIEMNKLKAKVKILFIICICFGVLLVFVLGGKERKKQGLLELKMLQ; encoded by the exons ATGCATTCGAGAAAGAATTGGGACAAAGCATCCTCAAGCTCAGCCAGTGATCAATTTATTAACACCGTCAAAGGATCAAATGGTTCAGAAACAGGAAACTCGATTTATGAAGGAAACGAGAAATACTACAGTGGAGACAACATCGTGCGATGCTATTGCCAAGAACAATGCCGAATTGTGACTGCTTGGACAGAGGCAAATCCATCAAGAAGGTTTCATGGTTGCAGAAATTATGGG AAACGTGGTGCTTGCAGATTTTTTTTGTGGTATGATCCACCCATACCCCAAAAGATGAAAAATATAATGGGTGCACTTTTAAGGGACCTGAGAAGTGTTGAGAGAGAAAACGCAGCATTATTGATTGAAATGAACAAGTTGAAggcaaaagtgaaaatattgttTATAATTTGTATCTGTTTTGGCGTTTTACTTGTTTTTGTACTTGGAGGCaaggaaaggaagaaacaagGTTTGCTGGAATTGAAGATGTTGCAGTAG